DNA from Theropithecus gelada isolate Dixy unplaced genomic scaffold, Tgel_1.0 HiC_scaffold_15940, whole genome shotgun sequence:
ctggagaagggagagggggaCAGTAAAATGCTGTGCTAAGGGGGGGTGTAATGGATCCTGATTCCTTATACACACTCCCAGACATACCCACATCTAGCCTCTGACCttgaacagtttctcagaccttCAGCCGCTTCCCGTTTCTTAGATGCACTGACCCCTAAACTCCTAACAGCTTGATAGAACTCCTTCCCCATGCCTACCTACTGGGAGCTTGTGATACACTGATTTTTGATTACTTCACACTACCTAGACTTCACTGCCTCACTCTTGGGTTGTTAGGTATTCTATTCTGCTATGTTAGGTATTCTTTTCATTCTGCTATCTTCAGCTGACATCTATGGGACTACCCAATTGCTTCAGAAAAACCCTTAATCACAGCTCCCTGCTCTGTGACTTTTGCCTGTCTTCCTGAATACagattgttttttttctcattcactaACTATATCCTATCATTGGCCTTTACTCCCGCTGGCTTCTAATGCTTGTACCTTAATCTTTTTCTTCCGTAGTGTCCTTGAAGTGGAGATTGCATTTTGAATTTGTAACGTCCCGAGAACCAGGATTGGTACTCCTACCCCCTGTGGAACAGCCCGAACCTACCACGTGGACAGGTCCTGAGCAAGTACCTGTAGACACCTTCAGCTGGGACCTCCCCATCAAGGTGCTGCCTACCAGCCCCACCCTGGCCTCATATGCTGCCCCAGGCCCTAGCACCAGCACCATAACCATCTGAAACTGGCCCACCCTGGCGCTAGTTCCTTGCGAATACTGAGAACTCAGCACCTGGACTCTAGTGGGACCCACTTTTTCCACCTGGGGTCCAATGTCGTGGACAGTGAGAGTCAGGCTTTCAGCTAtagcattaatttatttattcagaatacATTGGCAGCTGCTAGTGGTTTCCCTGGAAGTGGCAGCAGCAGTGAGCAGTCAGCAGATGGGTGATCAGTTGAGTTTAGCTGGAGTGGGGAGCAGGAGCCCCAGGAACAGGGGTGTTGGCTGAGCCCCATTCTGGGTCAGGCCCTCCCCCTTTGCAGGGCAGCCGAGGGTCAGATTTTTGCACCAAGGAGAACTGGCAGGTTCCTGCCTCCTGACGTACCTCACACCCAGCTGGAAAGTCGATGGGATGCTGGGACCTGGGAAACCAAGGATGGGGGAAGGAATCAGCACAGTGAAAGGCTGGCTTTATCCCTGCCCATATGTTCCCTCTCTCACAGCTTTCCCCACTAGAGCCCCTTTCAGTGGCCCCTTGGTCCTCCTAAGCTCTCACCTACCATATGTGGGCCTTTTTGTTTTATAACAGGAGTATTTTCTCTCCAGGTACACCCCAACCTCCCCTGATTTATAGCCTGAGGCCTTATCTTTCACACTAGCGTTGGGCCCTTCATGTTCGGCCCATCTTGTACTGCTCTTCTGTTCATTCTTACATCACAGCAATCTAGTCCCTCCCTGGTCATCCCTCAGTCATTCACATCAGAGTCATTCTCTCTGGCTATCTTTGGTCACTCACGTGTCACAGCAGCCCACACCAACAGGATGCAGACAGGTGCAATGGAAACAGTCCTTGCGGAGCCAAGACTCACCCAGGGTGAAATATTTCCCCTCATAGTGACAGGGGGCTAGGGAAGAACGGAAAATGTTAGTGGGTGTAGGAGTGCTGATGAGAGGCAGAGTCTCTTCAGGTCTGGGGTGGAGACGGTAAGTACATACTATATCCGTATTTAGTTTGTCTTTCCTCTTTCACAGCTGAAGGGAGCCTGGGTATTTTGACATGGGATCATCTCTAAGGCCCCGTCCTCCCTGTGCCCTCTCTGCTGCTCCTTCATTCCTAATGCCTCACCCCACTTTACCTTGAGCTTGGAAGTAGCACTTGCTGTAGACTCCTGGGTGCTGGAGGAGTAGAGACATCACCAAGCAGACGATCCCCCAGCCTCCTAGGATCCCCTTGGCCTGTCCAGCCCAGAGCATCCTCAGGGCCATTACTGCTGCACAGCCCTCTCGGACCCTTCTTGGCCTCTGCTCAGCTACTCTGGTCTTGACTCCTTGACTTTGCTTTGCGTTGCTCCTTGAgtcttagtttctttctttctcccctggGCTCCTGTCTCACACTATCTCCCTGCCCTCTGCTCTCACAGGCTGGGGATGTTTATAAAGTGAGGACCCTGGCCCCCTGCTGAGTAGAGctggaaaagctgtaactctgtttcCTGAGGTGAGGGCATGAAAACAAGAGGTCTAGCTTTAACAAGCTGTGAGAGCTGATTCATGCCCCGGCACAGCTAGAGGGAGGGAGGTGGCCATGGAGCGGGCACTGGACTGGGCAATTCCCCAGCAAGGAGGCAGGAGGGGTGAGGGCCCCCAGGTGGTCCCCAGATCTCTTCCCTGACCTGAAGAGAAGGAAGCATTCCACCTTCCCCCTTTCtcccccactgccaccaccaggGGTGTGTACGCTGGGATCCCTGCCTGGACCGGAGGGAGGCATTTCCTGGGGATGGTTAATCCTGTGCCCCAGCCAAACCCAGGAGCTGCAATAGGGTGCGACGGCCAGAGGCTCCAGGAGAGTGAGCAGGCACCTGGAATGGAGACTGTGTTTCTCTCAGATCCTGGGGCAGGGTTTCCCTAATGTATCCAAGAAATAGGGCTGCCCCTCAGAGATGGTGGGGAGGGTCCCTTTTCCTCAGGCATTCCAGAGGTGAACTGTCCATTGCTTATCACCCTCAAACATACAGCAGATGTGGGATCACCCCACCTCTGGGGATGGTTCTTTCCCCCTTTCAAAAAGGAGCATCGCTATGTGCCCTGATACGATGAATCACTCCAGGTTCACAGAGGtgtcctctctttcctcccatATGTAATAAGTGCGGTTTTTAGGAATTTATCATTTGGCATCCTCTGAGTTTCCCACAGGTTCTGGAGGAGCCCAGGATGCATGATTGAGAGCATAGGCTGCAGAGACAATCTTCTTGGATTCAGATCCTGACTCTACTTAGCTATGTAACCTGGTCAgattacttcacctctctgagcctgtttcctcatctataaattgggGATAGTAATGCCAACTCATCgggctgttatgaggattaaatgagataatgcatgcagTGCTCTTATCACCATCTCTGGTACGTAAGCATCAGGAAATAGCAGTTGCTGTGATTGGGGTTAAAGCTCAGAGGCAAAATGGGTGACATCCTTTTCTTTGAATGACATTAAGCAGTGTGTGCATAGCTGAGGGCTTCTGTTGGGGATGGCTGTCTCCTGGCATAGACCTCTGCCCCTTTCACACTCATGCTCCATGttagcagtccccaacctttttggtaccagggaccggttttgtgaaaaacaatttttccagCAGTGGATAGAGGCGGATAGCAGCGAGGGGATGATTTTGgggtgaaactgttccacctcagatcatcaggcattagattctcataaggagcgtgcagcctagatcccttgcatgtggaGTTCACAGTGGGGTTTGCACTtctctgagaatctaatgcccctgCTGATCTgccaggaggaggagctcaggcggtaatgctcactcGTCCGTGGACCATGTCCTGCTTTGTGCTCCCgcttcctaacaggccacagactggtactggtctgtgacCTGGGGGATGGAGACCCCTGCTCCATGTCACCTTTCCCACCTCTTTCAAAAACAGGTACCTCCAGGAGCATTTTGGTTTTGGCCCTTGTATTGACTTCTGAATGTCTAGTTTGAAAAACTGTTCCCAATAAGCCTTCTTCCCCCAGATCTGCACCCTTACCTCTACCGTGGGACAAGGTGTCCTTTTAAGTCTCCTGCTTTTTCTCACTGGGATTCGGATCCATTTCTTCCATCTCCGCTCATGTGAACTCTCCAGTTCTCCTTTCTCACCACTCTCCTGCTAGCCATCTCTTTGGCACTAAAGGCCCTGGTCAAACtggatttctttcattttccatacTTCAAAGACCCATGTTCCACGTATTCCCCATAAGGACAATTTCTTTGGCGTTTATTTGATTTGTCTAAGTTTTCAGTCTCGTTTACTCCAAGACTCACTCCCTGCCACCTAGTACATCAGATACAACTTCCGGCTGACTTTTCAAGGGGGGCCGCCCTACCTGTCATCTCTTCATTGTTCAGAAATGACTGTGTCAGTGCACCTCATActgccttcctgtcttcttccaagGAGACAGCTAAGGTGGATGGAGATGCAGAATGGACCTCACGTTCGCCCTAGTCAGGACTGATGCCCTTTCCGTTTCAGAGGAGTGCCAAGAAAAAACTCACAGTTGCACAGCAGGGTGCTGTGAGGTCGGCTGCAGTGTGGGAGGCACGGCCTGGGCCTGCTCTCTGGGCGGGAGCAGGTGGATTCGAAGGCCTGTCTAGCACGAGGACCCAAAGGTCTTGTCAGTGGCCAGTAGCTCTGCTGCCTTTCCCAGAGAGGGGGTCCAGTGGACACCTTGGAAGGAGGCTGGACTGTGGGCCATCTTCTGCAAGCTAGAGCCAG
Protein-coding regions in this window:
- the LOC112617237 gene encoding prostate-associated microseminoprotein; translation: MALRMLWAGQAKGILGGWGIVCLVMSLLLQHPGVYSKCYFQAQAPCHYEGKYFTLGESWLRKDCFHCTCLHPVGVGCCDTSQHPIDFPAGCEVRQEAGTCQFSLVQKSDPRLPCKGGGPDPEWGSANTPVPGAPAPHSS